In Paenibacillus phoenicis, one genomic interval encodes:
- a CDS encoding ABC transporter ATP-binding protein, translating into MIKLFRNLKPYRWLVVAVLVFVFFQTLSELYLPTLMSDIVDNGVVNGDTPYIWKIGGLMLLVALGGMACSIAASYYSAKASTGFGKLLRGKVFKHVSNFSLEEFDRIGTASLITRTTNDITQVQQVLIMMLRMMVMAPMMCLGGIIMAVSKDATLSLVLVVILPVLAGAIFLIARKGLPLFKAIQKKIDKLNLVMRESLTGIRVIRSFNRTDYESKRFDAANLDLTDTSIKVNKIMAFMMPVMMLVMNLSSVAIIWFGGLRINSEHMQVGDLMAFLQYAMQIMFSLVMVSMMFVMIPRASASAIRINEVLDMVPVIKDSAKGKSATEAQGLVEFQNVTFSYPGAEQPAVQDITFTAKPGQVTAIIGGTGSGKSTLISLIPRFYDVQKGSVRVDGVDVRDMTQEELRSKIGFVPQKAVLFTGTISENIRYGKEDASDEEVRRAADIAQATDFISKMEQGFESPIAQGGTNVSGGQKQRLSIARALVRPAEIYIFDDSFSALDFKTDAKLRAALKEETKDATVIIVAQRVSTVLDADQIIVMNESQIAGIGTHQELMQTCDVYKEIVYSQLSEEEIA; encoded by the coding sequence TTGATCAAGCTTTTCCGCAATTTGAAACCATACCGCTGGCTTGTGGTGGCGGTGCTTGTATTTGTCTTCTTTCAGACCTTATCCGAGCTGTATTTGCCGACGCTGATGTCCGACATCGTTGATAATGGGGTCGTGAATGGAGACACACCGTATATTTGGAAAATCGGCGGTCTGATGCTGCTGGTTGCGCTTGGAGGAATGGCCTGTTCCATCGCCGCCAGCTACTATTCCGCTAAAGCGTCAACGGGGTTCGGGAAGCTGCTCCGGGGCAAGGTGTTCAAGCATGTGTCGAACTTTTCACTGGAGGAGTTTGATCGCATCGGTACCGCCTCACTGATCACCCGTACGACCAACGATATTACCCAAGTTCAGCAAGTGCTGATTATGATGCTGCGGATGATGGTCATGGCGCCGATGATGTGTCTGGGCGGCATTATTATGGCCGTCTCGAAGGACGCCACGCTGTCGCTGGTGCTGGTGGTGATTCTGCCGGTCTTGGCCGGAGCGATCTTCCTGATCGCACGGAAAGGGCTGCCTTTATTTAAAGCGATCCAGAAAAAAATCGATAAGCTGAATCTCGTCATGCGCGAAAGCCTGACCGGGATTCGCGTCATCCGTTCGTTTAATCGGACGGACTATGAGAGCAAACGGTTCGACGCGGCGAACCTTGATTTGACCGATACGTCGATCAAGGTCAACAAAATCATGGCTTTTATGATGCCGGTCATGATGCTGGTCATGAACCTGTCTTCCGTAGCGATCATCTGGTTTGGCGGGCTGCGGATCAACTCCGAGCATATGCAAGTCGGCGATTTGATGGCGTTTCTGCAATACGCGATGCAAATCATGTTCTCGCTGGTGATGGTATCGATGATGTTCGTGATGATTCCGCGGGCGTCGGCTTCGGCCATCCGGATCAATGAAGTGCTGGATATGGTTCCGGTGATCAAGGATTCCGCGAAGGGCAAATCGGCGACAGAAGCCCAAGGGCTGGTCGAATTCCAAAACGTGACCTTCAGCTATCCAGGCGCGGAGCAACCGGCGGTGCAGGATATTACGTTTACCGCCAAGCCGGGTCAGGTCACGGCGATCATCGGCGGGACGGGCTCCGGGAAATCAACGTTGATCAGCTTGATCCCGCGGTTTTACGATGTGCAGAAGGGAAGTGTCCGGGTGGACGGTGTGGATGTCCGCGATATGACCCAGGAGGAGCTGCGCAGCAAAATCGGGTTTGTCCCGCAAAAAGCGGTGTTGTTCACCGGAACGATCAGCGAAAACATCCGTTATGGCAAAGAGGATGCAAGCGACGAAGAAGTGCGGCGCGCCGCGGATATTGCCCAGGCGACCGACTTTATTTCCAAGATGGAGCAAGGTTTTGAATCCCCGATCGCTCAAGGCGGCACTAACGTGTCCGGCGGACAAAAGCAACGGCTGTCGATTGCGCGCGCTTTGGTTCGTCCGGCGGAGATTTATATTTTTGACGACAGCTTCTCAGCGCTGGACTTCAAGACCGATGCGAAGCTGAGGGCTGCTTTGAAGGAAGAGACGAAGGATGCCACAGTCATTATCGTCGCGCAGCGGGTGAGCACTGTGCTTGACGCTGACCAAATCATCGTCATGAACGAAAGTCAAATCGCGGGCATCGGCACGCACCAAGAATTGATGCAAACTTGCGATGTCTATAAAGAAATCGTGTATTCGCAGCTTTCGGAGGAGGAGATCGCATGA
- a CDS encoding MarR family winged helix-turn-helix transcriptional regulator — protein sequence MFTGDNSQAHRLLKTFHRFRRMDLSKLTPSEFKPSEVRLMFYILHGMEKDERGVTVSELSAMLEVASPTVTPLVRSLEERGMVLRYNDKEDRRAVRVKLTEQGIAQVKEIAKKRSAQIQGLVEYLGEEKSQQLIELLEQVYTYMEMRANPNRSQEQ from the coding sequence TTGTTCACCGGTGACAACTCGCAGGCGCATCGACTGCTGAAGACGTTTCACCGCTTTCGGAGAATGGATCTTAGCAAACTAACACCATCGGAGTTTAAACCAAGCGAAGTCCGATTGATGTTTTATATTTTGCATGGCATGGAGAAGGATGAGCGCGGAGTAACGGTCTCGGAGCTGAGCGCGATGCTAGAGGTCGCTTCCCCGACGGTCACGCCGCTGGTTCGCAGCTTGGAAGAGCGCGGGATGGTATTGCGTTATAACGACAAGGAGGATCGCCGGGCGGTTCGCGTCAAACTGACGGAGCAAGGAATCGCACAGGTCAAGGAGATTGCCAAGAAAAGGTCGGCCCAAATCCAGGGATTGGTTGAGTACCTAGGCGAGGAGAAGAGCCAGCAGTTAATTGAACTGTTGGAGCAGGTTTACACGTATATGGAAATGAGGGCCAATCCGAATAGAAGCCAAGAGCAATGA
- the pdaA gene encoding delta-lactam-biosynthetic de-N-acetylase: MSNFDYLEKHEGETAVKFALICSLLVGLLFGTGVPVADAQADVAHHFGFKKSVGGQLPSINEEGFKDIIDKHGAIFFGDPSRKELFLTFDNGYENGYTALILDTLKAKKVPAIFFVTGHYIKDQPELLKRMVAEGHLIGNHSWSHPDMTTISDAQIREELEKVKQATAQVTGQAKMDFLRPPRGIFSDRTLRVTKELGYTNVFWSVAYKDWDVNDQRGADYAYQKVVSQLHPGAVILLHSVSKDNAAALGAIIDEARRQGYEFKSLYELKPGQSRPSL; encoded by the coding sequence ATGTCGAATTTCGATTACCTTGAAAAGCATGAAGGAGAGACAGCTGTGAAGTTTGCTTTAATCTGTTCATTGCTGGTCGGTTTGCTGTTCGGGACAGGGGTCCCTGTTGCGGATGCTCAAGCGGACGTCGCTCATCATTTCGGATTCAAAAAAAGCGTCGGCGGTCAGCTCCCCTCCATTAATGAGGAAGGGTTCAAAGATATCATCGATAAGCACGGCGCGATTTTCTTCGGAGATCCCTCGCGCAAAGAACTATTCCTGACGTTTGACAACGGATACGAGAACGGTTATACCGCCCTGATCCTGGATACGTTGAAAGCGAAGAAGGTGCCGGCGATATTTTTTGTCACTGGCCACTACATCAAGGATCAGCCGGAGCTGCTAAAGCGCATGGTCGCCGAAGGTCATCTGATCGGCAACCACTCCTGGAGCCACCCGGATATGACGACGATCTCCGACGCCCAAATTCGGGAAGAACTGGAGAAGGTAAAACAAGCCACGGCACAGGTCACCGGGCAGGCTAAGATGGACTTCTTGCGCCCGCCTCGCGGGATATTCAGCGATCGGACGCTTCGTGTAACGAAGGAGTTGGGGTATACGAATGTTTTCTGGTCCGTGGCCTATAAGGACTGGGATGTGAACGATCAACGCGGAGCGGATTATGCTTACCAGAAGGTGGTATCGCAGTTGCATCCCGGCGCCGTGATCCTCCTGCACTCCGTCTCCAAGGACAATGCAGCGGCTCTGGGAGCCATCATCGATGAAGCCCGCCGGCAAGGCTACGAGTTCAAGAGTCTGTATGAGCTGAAACCGGGGCAATCGCGTCCTTCACTCTGA
- the cidR gene encoding cidABC operon transcriptional activator CidR: MDIRQMQVLIEVARLRSFTKAAEALYITQPTISKTIKALEEELGVVLFDRVGKKIELTDAGRIIATQAQQIVTSFQNLMAELDDLRNLKKGHLRIGLPPMVGASFFPRVIGEFHQRYPDITIQLFEDGAKKVEQDVAKGSLDVGVAVLPTVEAELSYFPFVEEKLNLVVHPSHRLAERECVELAELAPDGFVLFREDFTLHDRIIGACAKVGFHPHIIYESSQWDLISEMVAVGLGITLLPETICREIDDEGVRIIPLVNPVIPWKLGIIWRDDRYLSFATREWIRFAQEVLTPHPE, translated from the coding sequence TTGGATATCCGACAAATGCAGGTTTTAATCGAAGTCGCACGGCTGCGCAGCTTCACGAAGGCGGCTGAGGCGCTGTATATCACGCAACCTACCATCAGCAAAACGATCAAGGCGTTGGAGGAGGAGCTTGGGGTGGTGCTGTTTGACCGCGTTGGCAAAAAGATCGAGCTGACCGATGCGGGACGGATTATCGCTACGCAAGCCCAACAGATCGTGACCTCCTTCCAGAATCTGATGGCAGAGCTTGACGACTTACGAAATTTAAAGAAGGGACATCTTCGGATCGGGCTGCCGCCGATGGTGGGGGCGAGCTTTTTTCCGAGGGTGATTGGGGAGTTTCATCAACGTTATCCCGACATTACGATCCAATTATTTGAGGACGGCGCCAAAAAAGTAGAGCAAGACGTTGCCAAGGGATCACTGGATGTGGGCGTGGCCGTACTGCCGACGGTGGAGGCGGAGCTGAGCTATTTTCCGTTCGTTGAGGAGAAGCTGAATTTGGTCGTCCATCCCTCGCACCGGCTGGCAGAACGGGAATGCGTGGAATTGGCCGAGCTGGCCCCGGACGGGTTCGTGTTGTTCCGTGAGGACTTTACGCTGCATGACCGCATTATCGGGGCGTGTGCGAAGGTCGGGTTTCATCCGCATATCATCTACGAGAGCTCCCAATGGGATCTGATCAGTGAAATGGTGGCCGTCGGCCTCGGCATCACTTTACTGCCGGAAACGATTTGCCGCGAAATCGACGACGAGGGCGTGCGGATTATCCCGCTCGTCAACCCGGTGATTCCGTGGAAGCTTGGCATCATTTGGCGTGACGATCGGTATTTGTCTTTTGCCACCCGCGAATGGATCCGGTTTGCACAGGAAGTCCTGACGCCCCATCCGGAATAA
- a CDS encoding CidA/LrgA family protein: MKEIGIGIVQVAILFFAAMALNKVAELLHLPIPGSIIGIAVLFILLKTGVVKLKWIERGANWLLAELLLFFVPAAVGVMQYIPLLESEGVRILIVVILSTVIVMVCSGLVATRIEKRKEGRTS; encoded by the coding sequence ATGAAAGAGATCGGCATCGGGATTGTTCAAGTCGCCATCCTGTTCTTCGCCGCGATGGCCTTGAATAAGGTCGCGGAGCTGCTCCATTTACCGATACCGGGTTCCATTATTGGCATTGCCGTGCTGTTTATCTTGTTAAAAACAGGCGTCGTCAAGCTGAAATGGATTGAACGGGGCGCCAATTGGCTGCTGGCCGAGCTGCTGCTGTTCTTCGTTCCTGCTGCCGTCGGCGTCATGCAATACATTCCTTTGCTCGAAAGTGAAGGCGTACGGATCTTGATTGTGGTCATCCTGAGCACCGTCATCGTTATGGTTTGCTCCGGGCTTGTGGCCACACGCATCGAAAAACGAAAGGAGGGCCGAACCTCATGA
- a CDS encoding CidB/LrgB family autolysis modulator, which translates to MIIGALCLASTLIIYALSKRLYRIRPRVYLSPLLITPLILVIGLLWAQIPYETYHTGGKWLSSLLQPATIAFAVPLYKYYNVLKKHAVEILISVLSGSVVAMFSSAFLAEWLHLDAQLINSLIPRSITTPIAMNVSQVIGGVPNITAVFVILTGLLGAMLGPLVMRLFRIEGEVARGVLFGTSAHGTGTSKAFELSTLTGTISSISMILAALFTLGVAPMLIAVLHF; encoded by the coding sequence ATGATCATTGGCGCACTATGTTTAGCTTCTACCCTCATTATCTATGCTTTATCTAAACGGCTGTATCGGATACGGCCAAGAGTGTATCTGTCCCCGTTGCTGATTACCCCGTTGATTCTGGTGATCGGCTTACTCTGGGCGCAGATTCCTTATGAAACTTATCATACCGGCGGAAAATGGCTGAGCAGCCTGCTGCAGCCAGCGACGATCGCGTTTGCCGTTCCGCTGTACAAATACTACAACGTCCTGAAAAAACACGCTGTAGAAATTCTCATTAGCGTACTTAGCGGCTCGGTAGTCGCGATGTTCTCTTCGGCTTTTCTGGCGGAATGGCTGCATCTGGACGCCCAATTGATTAACAGCTTGATTCCACGTTCAATTACGACACCTATCGCGATGAATGTATCGCAGGTGATCGGCGGCGTGCCGAATATTACCGCGGTCTTTGTTATTTTGACCGGCTTGCTTGGTGCCATGCTGGGACCGCTCGTGATGAGACTGTTCCGCATTGAAGGCGAGGTTGCCCGAGGCGTATTGTTCGGCACCAGTGCCCATGGCACCGGAACGTCCAAGGCGTTTGAGCTCAGCACTTTGACCGGGACGATCTCCAGCATCTCCATGATCCTGGCCGCCCTGTTTACATTAGGGGTCGCTCCGATGCTGATCGCTGTGTTGCACTTCTAG
- a CDS encoding Gfo/Idh/MocA family protein, which translates to MALQIGIVGTGWFSKVHGDILAGLDGVRVTGVTGTTAAKAQALADRYPGAIGFGNLTDMLDSLKLDAVYLCIPPMAHGEIETELIERGIPFFVEKPLAADLETPQRILSRLEQKPLVHAVGYHFRYKESIRQLKESLEGRKIGMALGTWMGDMPQVAWWRSQEGSGGQFVEQTTHIVDLLRYTAGEVREVYAAYGNRMVQERFDNVTVPDVGTVTMKLQSGAVATISNTCILPGGVSEVGLKLYTDAGILSWSPERLEIDLPGTKTAYTGKDNPYLAETEAFIHALRTGDTSRILSDYADAVKTQQITCAALESARTGNPVCIGE; encoded by the coding sequence ATGGCATTGCAGATCGGAATCGTTGGAACAGGTTGGTTTAGCAAGGTGCATGGGGACATTTTGGCAGGTCTGGACGGCGTTCGCGTGACAGGGGTTACCGGAACGACGGCCGCAAAAGCACAGGCCCTGGCGGACCGCTACCCAGGGGCGATTGGCTTCGGGAACCTAACGGATATGCTGGACTCGTTGAAGCTGGATGCTGTTTACCTCTGTATCCCGCCAATGGCGCACGGGGAGATTGAAACCGAGCTGATCGAGCGGGGCATTCCCTTTTTCGTGGAGAAGCCGCTGGCTGCGGACTTGGAGACGCCGCAACGAATCCTCTCGCGGTTGGAGCAAAAGCCGTTAGTTCATGCGGTAGGCTATCATTTTCGTTATAAAGAATCGATCCGTCAGCTGAAGGAATCGCTGGAAGGCCGGAAGATTGGGATGGCTTTAGGCACTTGGATGGGCGATATGCCGCAAGTGGCCTGGTGGCGTAGCCAAGAGGGTTCCGGCGGACAGTTCGTGGAACAGACGACCCATATTGTAGACCTGCTTCGCTATACCGCCGGCGAGGTCCGCGAGGTGTATGCCGCCTACGGTAATCGCATGGTGCAGGAACGCTTCGATAACGTCACCGTCCCGGATGTTGGTACCGTCACGATGAAGCTGCAAAGCGGGGCGGTTGCTACCATCTCCAATACCTGTATCTTGCCCGGCGGCGTATCTGAGGTAGGGCTGAAATTGTATACCGATGCCGGTATTTTGTCTTGGAGCCCGGAACGGCTGGAGATCGATCTGCCGGGGACCAAGACGGCCTACACGGGGAAGGACAACCCCTACTTAGCTGAAACGGAGGCGTTTATCCATGCCCTGCGTACCGGCGATACGTCGCGGATCTTGTCCGATTATGCCGATGCTGTGAAAACGCAGCAGATCACCTGTGCCGCCCTGGAGTCGGCCCGGACGGGGAATCCGGTTTGCATTGGGGAGTAA
- a CDS encoding nitroreductase family protein, translated as MSTLNQVDAKDFYTVLKERHSVRVYDPSVKIPREELKEIIELSLSAPSSSNLQPWRFLIIDEPELKQKLLPIANNQQQVVDSSAVIAVLGDLRSYERAEEIYSESVRLGAMTEEVKNNFVERLQKGYGGMGPERLHQVNLLDAGLVSMQLMLIAKAKGYDTVPMGGYNAEQFAEAFDVPETLKPILLIAIGKAAKPAHATARLSVDQVTYWNSFQK; from the coding sequence ATGAGCACGTTAAATCAAGTGGACGCAAAAGATTTTTATACCGTACTCAAAGAAAGACATTCTGTTCGGGTTTACGACCCATCTGTAAAAATCCCACGCGAGGAACTGAAAGAGATCATCGAGCTTTCTTTGTCCGCTCCATCCTCGTCCAATCTGCAGCCATGGCGTTTCTTGATCATCGACGAGCCTGAGCTGAAGCAAAAGCTGCTCCCGATCGCCAACAATCAGCAGCAGGTTGTGGATTCCTCGGCTGTCATTGCGGTATTGGGCGATCTTCGTTCGTATGAACGGGCCGAAGAGATTTATTCCGAGTCTGTGCGGCTGGGTGCAATGACGGAGGAGGTCAAAAATAATTTTGTCGAGCGTCTGCAAAAAGGCTATGGCGGCATGGGACCGGAACGTTTGCATCAAGTCAATCTGTTGGACGCTGGACTGGTGTCGATGCAACTGATGCTGATCGCCAAAGCTAAAGGCTACGACACGGTACCTATGGGCGGATACAATGCGGAGCAATTTGCCGAAGCATTTGACGTACCGGAAACGTTGAAACCGATCTTGCTGATCGCGATTGGTAAAGCGGCAAAACCAGCTCATGCAACGGCGCGTTTGTCGGTAGACCAAGTAACTTATTGGAACTCTTTCCAGAAGTAA
- the gdhA gene encoding NADP-specific glutamate dehydrogenase, translated as MALTQQREAGLEAARKYVDQVYETVQKRNPGESEFHQAVKEILDSLVPVFAKHPKYQEHGILERIVEPERMITFRVPWVDDQGKVQVNRGFRVQFNSAIGPYKGGLRFHPSVNASIIKFLGFEQIFKNSLTGQPIGGGKGGSDFDPKGKSDLEVMRFTQSFMTELSKYIGPDTDVPAGDIGVGAREIGYMFGQYKRLYGNETGVLTGKGLNYGGSLTRTEATGYGLVYFTSEMLASRGDSFAGKTVVVSGSGNVSIYAIEKAQQLGAKVVACSDSNGYVYDKNGINLATVKRLKEVERKRIKEYVNEHPTAEYVEGCQNIWSIPCDIALPCATQNEINEASAKLLVANGVKYVAEGANMPSTLEAIEVYLNNDVYFGPAKAANAGGVAVSALEMAQNSARLAWSFEEVDAKLKDIMRNIYQSSVNAAKEYGYDDNLVVGSNIAGFLKVADAMIAHGVV; from the coding sequence ATGGCTTTAACACAGCAACGCGAAGCAGGCCTGGAGGCGGCTCGCAAATATGTAGATCAGGTATACGAGACCGTTCAAAAACGGAATCCAGGGGAATCGGAATTCCATCAGGCCGTCAAGGAAATCCTTGACTCACTGGTTCCTGTATTCGCCAAACATCCGAAATATCAAGAGCATGGGATTCTCGAACGCATCGTCGAGCCGGAACGAATGATCACTTTCCGCGTCCCTTGGGTGGATGACCAAGGCAAAGTGCAAGTGAACCGCGGCTTCCGGGTTCAATTTAACAGTGCGATTGGTCCTTATAAAGGCGGACTTCGTTTTCACCCGTCTGTCAATGCCAGCATCATCAAATTCCTTGGGTTTGAACAAATTTTCAAGAACTCGTTGACCGGCCAGCCAATCGGCGGCGGCAAAGGCGGATCTGACTTCGATCCGAAAGGCAAATCCGATCTCGAAGTGATGCGCTTTACCCAAAGCTTCATGACGGAGCTGTCCAAATACATCGGTCCAGACACCGACGTGCCTGCAGGCGATATTGGCGTTGGCGCTCGGGAAATCGGCTACATGTTCGGTCAATACAAACGGCTGTATGGCAATGAAACCGGCGTATTGACGGGGAAAGGCTTGAACTACGGCGGCAGCTTGACGCGGACTGAAGCTACCGGCTACGGGCTGGTTTACTTCACCAGCGAAATGCTGGCGAGTCGGGGCGATAGCTTCGCCGGGAAAACCGTCGTCGTCTCCGGTTCCGGGAACGTATCGATCTACGCGATTGAGAAGGCACAACAGCTTGGCGCGAAGGTCGTAGCTTGCAGTGACTCGAACGGATATGTCTACGACAAGAACGGCATTAATCTTGCAACAGTGAAGCGTTTGAAAGAAGTAGAACGCAAGCGGATCAAGGAATACGTGAACGAGCATCCTACTGCTGAATATGTAGAAGGCTGCCAAAATATTTGGAGCATCCCTTGCGACATCGCCTTGCCTTGCGCAACGCAAAACGAAATCAACGAAGCTTCGGCGAAACTGCTGGTGGCCAACGGCGTCAAATATGTAGCTGAAGGAGCCAACATGCCGTCCACGCTGGAAGCTATCGAAGTTTATCTGAACAATGACGTATACTTCGGACCAGCTAAGGCTGCAAATGCCGGCGGGGTTGCCGTTTCCGCTCTGGAAATGGCACAAAACAGCGCAAGACTCGCCTGGTCGTTTGAGGAAGTGGATGCTAAGCTGAAGGACATTATGCGCAACATCTACCAAAGCAGCGTAAACGCGGCTAAAGAATACGGTTATGACGACAACCTGGTTGTCGGCTCCAACATTGCCGGCTTCCTGAAAGTCGCTGACGCAATGATCGCTCACGGGGTTGTATAA
- a CDS encoding NAD(P)/FAD-dependent oxidoreductase, producing the protein MSKHILILGAGYGGVLSALSARKFMDKSQARITVVNQYPTHQIITELHRLAAGSISERAVSLPLDKLFKGKDIDLRIAKVESFSVDKKEVKLSDGTVLSYDALVVGLGSITAYFGIPGLEKHSMVLKSADDAKRIYAHIESRIREYAASGNEADATIVIGGGGLTGVELVGEIADKLPELTKKYGVPQSEIKLMLVEAGPKILPVLPDELIERATASLEKRGVKFLTGLPVTNVEGNTIDLKDGQKIVANTFVWTGGVQGNPLVGESGLEVNRGRASVNEFLQSVSHPDVFVAGDSAVFMGPDGRPYPPTAQIAWQMGELIGYNLFAYLNGKTMNAFSPINSGTLASLGRKDAVATIGASNTQLRGLPATLMKEASNIRYLSHIKALDALAY; encoded by the coding sequence ATGTCAAAACATATTTTAATTTTGGGCGCCGGCTATGGCGGCGTACTCAGCGCATTGTCGGCCCGTAAGTTTATGGATAAATCGCAGGCGCGGATCACGGTGGTGAACCAATATCCGACGCATCAAATCATTACGGAGCTGCATCGCCTTGCCGCAGGCAGCATTTCCGAACGCGCGGTGTCCTTGCCGCTCGATAAGCTGTTTAAAGGCAAAGACATCGATTTGCGTATCGCTAAGGTTGAGAGTTTTTCTGTCGACAAAAAAGAAGTTAAGCTCTCCGACGGTACTGTGTTGTCTTATGACGCCCTTGTGGTTGGTCTGGGCAGCATTACTGCGTATTTCGGCATCCCGGGCTTGGAGAAGCACAGCATGGTGCTGAAATCGGCGGACGATGCCAAACGGATTTATGCGCATATCGAATCGCGTATTCGCGAATATGCGGCAAGCGGCAACGAAGCCGATGCTACGATCGTGATCGGCGGCGGCGGATTGACTGGCGTCGAGCTGGTTGGCGAAATCGCGGATAAGCTGCCGGAACTGACGAAGAAATACGGCGTACCTCAAAGCGAGATCAAGCTCATGCTCGTGGAAGCTGGACCTAAGATCTTGCCGGTGCTGCCGGACGAGTTGATCGAGCGCGCCACAGCCAGCCTCGAGAAACGCGGCGTGAAGTTCTTGACCGGCTTGCCGGTGACCAATGTGGAAGGCAACACGATCGATCTCAAGGATGGGCAAAAGATCGTGGCCAACACCTTCGTTTGGACGGGCGGCGTGCAAGGCAATCCGCTGGTTGGCGAATCGGGACTGGAAGTGAACCGCGGCCGTGCTTCGGTGAATGAATTCCTGCAGTCCGTCTCCCATCCGGACGTATTCGTTGCGGGTGACAGCGCCGTATTTATGGGTCCGGACGGTCGTCCTTACCCGCCGACAGCGCAAATCGCTTGGCAAATGGGCGAGCTGATCGGTTACAATCTGTTTGCGTATCTCAACGGCAAGACGATGAACGCATTCAGCCCGATCAACTCCGGTACGCTGGCTTCGCTCGGACGCAAAGACGCTGTAGCGACCATCGGGGCAAGCAATACCCAGTTGCGCGGGTTGCCAGCTACGTTGATGAAGGAAGCAAGTAACATCCGCTATCTGTCCCACATCAAAGCGCTGGATGCATTGGCTTACTAA
- a CDS encoding DUF1641 domain-containing protein produces the protein MSETVTETKTEQSVAGTASGQQELLEQLLKPEVQQSLTALVEQLPKLNELVGVLTKTYDFAKAVATDEILKNDTVGAISEIAGPVVGKVKHLAANVIEAKDRAEDSQEVIGVFGLMKMLKDPQTQKLLRFVNAYLQVSGERDRQQN, from the coding sequence ATGTCAGAGACAGTTACAGAAACAAAAACGGAGCAATCCGTAGCTGGTACCGCAAGTGGGCAGCAGGAGCTCCTGGAGCAGCTCTTGAAGCCGGAGGTGCAGCAATCGCTGACCGCTCTGGTTGAGCAGCTTCCCAAATTAAATGAGCTCGTTGGAGTTTTGACGAAAACGTATGATTTTGCCAAAGCGGTGGCGACGGATGAAATTCTGAAGAATGACACGGTAGGCGCAATTTCGGAAATTGCCGGGCCAGTTGTTGGCAAGGTGAAGCATTTGGCGGCTAACGTCATCGAAGCGAAGGATCGTGCCGAGGACAGCCAAGAAGTCATTGGCGTGTTTGGGTTGATGAAGATGCTGAAGGACCCGCAAACGCAAAAGCTGCTCCGGTTCGTTAACGCGTATCTTCAAGTGTCCGGTGAACGGGACCGCCAACAAAACTAA
- a CDS encoding LysR family transcriptional regulator produces the protein MELRQIQYFIEAAKLEHVTEASYALHVSQSAVSRQIFKLEAELGVDLFVHEGRKVKLTPIGRQFLQHMEQMMKVLEQARQEINEYLDPERGTVRIGFPSSLAANLVPTVVSAFRRRYPEVHFQLQHGSYRELLDWVGGGLMNLAMIGPVPQGEPQVTGEMLFREKFKVLLPAGHRLADRESVGLDELREDVFVLFPKGFVLREIVVDACDKIGFQPKVSFEGDDLDAIKGLVSAGLGLTLLPEIALGEHIPSTIVSLPMMEPQVTRDVGVIIPANRELAPTEKLFYDFLKENLPLSCGN, from the coding sequence ATGGAGCTCAGACAAATCCAATACTTTATTGAGGCGGCCAAGCTGGAGCATGTGACGGAAGCGTCGTATGCGCTGCATGTGTCGCAGTCGGCGGTCAGTCGGCAAATCTTTAAGCTGGAGGCAGAGCTGGGCGTCGATCTGTTTGTCCATGAAGGCCGGAAGGTGAAGCTGACACCCATCGGCCGGCAGTTCCTGCAGCATATGGAGCAAATGATGAAGGTCCTTGAGCAGGCGCGACAGGAAATTAACGAGTATCTGGATCCGGAGCGCGGGACGGTCCGCATCGGTTTCCCGAGCAGTCTGGCGGCCAACCTGGTGCCGACGGTGGTGTCGGCGTTTCGGCGCCGGTATCCGGAGGTGCATTTTCAACTGCAGCATGGGTCGTATCGGGAGCTGCTGGACTGGGTCGGCGGCGGCTTGATGAATCTGGCCATGATTGGTCCGGTGCCCCAAGGGGAACCCCAAGTCACAGGGGAAATGTTATTCCGCGAAAAGTTCAAGGTGCTGTTGCCTGCCGGACATCGCTTGGCTGACCGTGAATCCGTGGGGCTGGACGAACTGCGGGAGGATGTATTCGTATTATTCCCGAAAGGCTTTGTTCTGCGGGAAATCGTGGTGGACGCCTGCGACAAAATCGGATTTCAACCAAAGGTGTCGTTTGAAGGGGATGATCTGGACGCGATTAAGGGGCTGGTGTCCGCCGGGCTGGGGTTGACGTTGCTTCCGGAGATTGCGCTCGGCGAGCATATTCCTTCCACGATCGTGTCGCTGCCGATGATGGAGCCTCAGGTCACCCGGGACGTTGGGGTGATCATTCCGGCGAATCGCGAGCTCGCGCCGACGGAAAAGCTGTTTTATGATTTTTTGAAAGAGAACCTGCCGTTGTCATGCGGAAATTAG